tctttatataaatatataaatatctatatataaatataatatacaaataaataaaatataatattaattctgatgattttaaagtcttttcttgataaagacttttcctgataaagacacacaatatcttatataaatatttttgtattatctgttcttttcttagaattttcgccatatgattctatctcttggtttgtctagaactttttgattgaatgctggctattttatttggctttttttgtttttctcagtgcaaacgttgttttgcttcaaaatattttattctacctggaagtagcaaatcttcaaattacaattttttaaatgctttcaaatatcaatactataggtgtcacaaaacctagaaaaatgacatttaaaaatgaactactgccagatgtgtctctataaaacttttcccccactcttttagctatatattctttaactgcctcctcatacgacagtttatgtattttcgaaataaaattttaagaaataaactttgtagtttttagacatagatttcttgtagcatggttgattagaatttgcttctagttattaatagtttagaaaagtttatttcagcttcacaatttattattgataatgtcacattaattttcgttgttaactttgagaaaacctctatggattacttcctcataagtatttactattataaatgcattactgatttcagtactgctataggtttgtgcattacagggattctgataaaatactcattcaTACCATTCCATTGCACACATTGTTGAtggagtatattcattcattcattcattcattcattcattcatttatttatttatttttggctgtgttgggtcttcgttgctgtgcgcaggctttctctacttgcagggactgggggctactcttcgttgcggtgcacaggcttctcattgcggtggcttctcttgttgcagagcacgggcgctaggcacggaggcttcagtagttgtggctcgcaggctcgatagtcgtggctcacaggctctagagcgcaggttccgtagttgtggaacaccggcttagttgctccgtgacatgtgggatcttcccggaccaggactcgaacccttgtcccctgcattggcaggtggcttcttaaccactgcgccatcagggaagcccctggagtatattcttgacagaagaaattttccgttttgactaagcattgatgagaactgaatctttgacttatctttcacatgcctgatgattgaaataattttccacagattagcttctggttttgtacttttcagttctttttttcttcttcaaacgcacatgctttgagagctgtgaagtgcaagacatggctatattgtaaggtggtttttgtccttatgcttctgtgtcttgtgctaggttaagtcagtagagtagtcagtatgagtactggaagttattcctgtaatgcgatagtatatagtcaattacatatggcggtgtctgaaaatcacataatagcctcacttaaaacatctccttagggcttccctggtggcgcagtggttgagagtccacctgccgacgcaggggacacaggatcgtgtcccggtccgggaagatcccacatgccgcggagcggctaggcccgtgagccatggccgctgagcctgtgcgtccagagcctgtgctccacaacgggagaggccacaacagtgagaggcccgcgtaccacagaataaagaaaatctccttagccagatttcaagaaagcctgtggccattccaatatgatccaacatagcggaatatgatagaaggaaaattggcaaagaaagagatgctggtcttacctgatggaagttaaaatatctcacttttgacaattttgcaaaaacttataattccatgaactaatttctagggttcttcataggacctaaaaaggaacccatagagttgtggaacaacaatagaagctgctgtgatgagaagcccaggcaccgcaacaaagagtagcccccgctcgccacaactagagaaagtctgcacgcagcattgaagacccaacgcagccaaaataaaaataaataaataaagataaatttaattttagaaaagtaatactcaggtttgaggcatgagaagtatgatgaggagaaattagctaatcctttcagaacttttaaaatatcaaactcagtctctaagattttagcattatatacaacattggttacttattagtggtttgggaaggccaatttaaaattttctgatcttactgtattgaaattcacggccctaatgttttccacattgactatatgaatgatgaagtaaagtcaatcatgtatttcctttccaactggacagaaaacaaaattttaaaaagtgtttggactactgacttttgatttcttctaaggcaagtgtataggtaatttttattccctgattaggagaaaaatggtggaagagggcagggttaagaattaagatttcAAGAGCGTGAGAGGTAGATGGCCAACCAGAGTTCCTAAGTTTCAGTGCGTGTAACTGTTGCCGCCGCTTAAGCCTGCCAAAGCAGTGGTATGGCTGCTGCCCTCGTATTTGctacctctagaaacattcttgccagtagtggcagcagcgggactcaattacccccttttctcactctctccagaagctccagatggcgtcttctgtgggcaacgtggccgacagcacagaaccaacgaaacgtatgctttccttccaagggttagcTGAGTTGGTACATCGAGAGTATCAGGCAGgagattttgaggcagctgagagacactgcatgcagctgtggagacaagagccagacaatactggagtacttttattactttcatctctacacttccagtgtcgaaggctggacagatctgcccactttagtactctggcaattaaacagaaccctcttctggcagaagcctattcgaatttggggaatgtgtacaaggaaagagggcagttgcaggaggcaattgagcattaccggcatgcattgcatctcaaaccagatttcatcgatggttatattaacctggcagccgctttggtagcagcaggcgacatggaaggggcagtacaagcttacgtctctgctcttcagtgcaatcctgatttgtactgtgttcgcagtgacctggggaacctgctcaaagccctgggtcgcttggaaggagccaaggcatgttatttgaaagcaatggagacgcaaccgaactttgcagtagcttggagtaatcttggctgtgttttcaatgcacaaggggagatttggcttgccattcatcactttgaaaaggctgtcacgcttgaccccaattttctggatgcttatatcaatttaggaaatgtcttgaaagaggcacggatttttgacagagctgtggcagcttacctttgtgccctaagcttgagcccaaatcatgcagtggtaCATGCCAACCTGGCTTGTGTATACTATGAGCAAGGCCTGATGGATCTGGCAGTAGACACCTACAGGCGAGCTATTGaattgcaaccacatttccctgatgcttactgcaacctagccaacgctctggaagagaagggcagtgttgccgaagcagaagagtgttataatacagctctgcggctgtgtcccacccatgcagactctctgaataacctagccaatatcaaaggagaccagggaaactttgaagaggcagttcgcttgtattgtaaagcattagaagtcttcccagagtttgctgttgcccattcaaatttagcaagtgtattgcagcagcagggaaaactgcaggaagctctgatgcattataaggaggctgttcgaatcagtcctacctttgctgatgcctactgtaacatgggagacactctaaaggagatgcaggatgttcagggagccttgcagtgttatactcgtgccattcagattaaccctgcacttgcggatgcccacagcaatctggcttccattcacaagtattcagggaatattccagaagcaattgcttcttatcgcactgctctgaagcttgaacctgattttcctgacgcttattgtgatttggctcattgcctgcagattgtctgtgattggacagactatgatgagcgaatgaagaagttggtcagcattgtggctgaccagctggagaagaataggttgccttctgtgcagcctcatcatagtatgctctatcctctttctcatggcttcaggaaggctattgctgagagccatgggaacctctgcttggatgagatcagtgtccttcataaaccaccgtacgaacatccaaaagacttgaagctcagtgatggtcgactgcgtgtaggatacgtgagttctgactttgggaatcatcctacttctcatcttatgcagtctattccaggcatgcacaatcctgataaatttgaggtattctgttatgccctgagcccagatgatggcacaaacttccgagcgaaggtgatggcagaagcccatcatttcattgatctttctcagattccatgcaatgggaaagcagctgatcgcatccatcaagatggtatacacatccttgtaaatatgaatggttataccaggggtgctcgaaatgaactctttgctctcaggccagctcctattcaggcaatgtggctgggctaccctgggaccagtggcgtgcttttcatggattatatcatcactgatcaggaaacttcacctgctgaagttgctgagcagtattctgagaaactggcttatatgccccatactttctttattggtgatcatgctaatatgttccctcacctgaagaagaaggcagtcatcgattttaagtccaatgggcacatttatgacaatcgggttgtgctgaatggcatcgacctcaaagcatttcttgatagtctcccagatgtgcagattgtcaagatgaaatgtcctgatggaggagacaacgcagacagcagtaatacggctcttaatatgcctgtcattcctatgaatactattgcagaggcagttattgaaatgattaacagaggacaaattcagataacaattaatggattcagtcttagcaatggactggcaactacccagatcaacattaaggctgccactggagaggaggttccccgtaccattattgtaaccacacgttctcagtacgggttaccggaagatgccattgtgtactgtaacttcaatcagttatataaaattgacccatctactttgcagatgtgggcaaatattctgaagcgtgttcccaatagtgtgctgtggctgttgcgttttccagcagtaggagaacctaatattcaacagtaTGCACAAAATATGGGCCTTCTCCAGAAGcgtatcattttttcacctgttgctcctaaagaggaacatgttcggagaggccagctggctgatgtctgcttggacactccactctgtaatggacacaccacagggatggatgtcctttggtcagggacacccgtggtgactatgccaggagagactcttgcttcccgagttgcagcttcccagctcacttgtttaggctgtcttgagcttattgctcaaaatagacaagaatatgaagacatagctgtgaaactgggaactgatctagaatacctgaagaaaattcgtggcaaagtctggaagcagagaacatctagccctctgttcaacaccaaacaatacacaatggacctagagcggctctatctacagatgtgggagcattacgcagctggcaacaaacctgatcacatgattaagcctgttgaagtcactgagtcggcctaaataatgactgtgtgcacaggagaattaccctgtacctgagcctcaaccttctgggggaaagggaactactttttccttatctgtacaataccatgctgcagatgggtgacagacaatgataagaaatagcacagccagacttgcttcctgcatgatcatgatcatgatagggagagacacaagagatgggaaactgctgttccacaaggagtctccatagaattttgcagcagccaggtgtctggaaggtctggaaggtaagtctggaaggtctgatctcccttggtcttccatgggatggatggttagtgtggaagggagatagagattgcccagccgttttgtgattatcatggattgattgagtcttctgaattaatatttttctttatattttgggtattggagcttttaaaaatgtttggtttcaggtatttttattcatgtgaagtgtgtacgattctcttgagataagcttttaagctaaaatattccttgttttagtttctgaactcgacagataaatggggactttgctggtatagtctttttataggttttgtaaaccacttgagcctatatcagtcattttagtgtctgacataatgttcggaactatcagtgctttgttggtttatagatgatggcttaaattcttttccttcttcccttccgcccactttaaaaattctcctgtaacttggctaacaaaaaaccaagtctgattcaaaacctcccagagtgtttctcttaaccgcatcatctggtgccaaatgaagattcttaggagtgattattaattctgaagggcacagttgtggtactgtcactgatgataataataatggatttttggcctagagttttgacctatttcaccagtgttttaccgttgactgcccctctatgctgcttccaaaagtcatagtgtgtgttaagatttttactttcatttctaatgtttgtttgttttttttagtgagtcctgttctacctttttctttcagcagaaatgaaatcccaggtaagtataagtattcaaatatttgatcagtaagtcacagttatctccagtacattaaataactttcatcaaaaaacatgttataggtaaaaagctctgaaggaccagctatgtatatgataattatgtttcagaccttctagggtattatatataataacttgtcttctggacgtggtcttgaagtctttatggattcagtctcagtagtagcgaactgcactgctacttggtttggagtacaaattagactttagccctcctggaggttgagtttttggtattgaaaaccataggaatgaaattattgtatttcaacaaaggatcgagggcttgaggcttaaacaaggcaacatacgtgtgggaagcagtcagccttgagggcaggtaaggacatgccaggcatgcggccgctgctcgaagggactgtccctacttgttcccctccttgttccattccatgggagataaatcaccagagcccagagatcagaaagaatgtaaaatgagacaagcaaagctgtctcccccctgcacatgcaggttatttttgatgcttctgggtttatgggtttcctcccagggaagttaaccttgagccgagacagtctgtagataatgtaaaccaccatctggcaaccttccgatttctagtctatataatctgcaactgtagcataataaaatttgccttgcaaccatcagttgtcttggtccttctgaccccatccgtcggtgctacttcagttccttaccccttcccttctgaccctgggcggtgagatcctctttctccggctggtccgcggcaagtggcactcgaacagggacctgaagcgtgaaggcaattaaaagaaaaagaaagtgcaggtaAGAGAACCCTTATGCAAAATATGTGTGGCCACCAGTAAAAGTGGAACTAATAGAGGCATAAGGCAAtagtcagaagtaaaataagatgggGC
This sequence is a window from Orcinus orca chromosome 17, mOrcOrc1.1, whole genome shotgun sequence. Protein-coding genes within it:
- the LOC125961804 gene encoding UDP-N-acetylglucosamine--peptide N-acetylglucosaminyltransferase 110 kDa subunit-like, translated to MASSVGNVADSTEPTKRMLSFQGLAELVHREYQAGDFEAAERHCMQLWRQEPDNTGVLLLLSSLHFQCRRLDRSAHFSTLAIKQNPLLAEAYSNLGNVYKERGQLQEAIEHYRHALHLKPDFIDGYINLAAALVAAGDMEGAVQAYVSALQCNPDLYCVRSDLGNLLKALGRLEGAKACYLKAMETQPNFAVAWSNLGCVFNAQGEIWLAIHHFEKAVTLDPNFLDAYINLGNVLKEARIFDRAVAAYLCALSLSPNHAVVHANLACVYYEQGLMDLAVDTYRRAIELQPHFPDAYCNLANALEEKGSVAEAEECYNTALRLCPTHADSLNNLANIKGDQGNFEEAVRLYCKALEVFPEFAVAHSNLASVLQQQGKLQEALMHYKEAVRISPTFADAYCNMGDTLKEMQDVQGALQCYTRAIQINPALADAHSNLASIHKYSGNIPEAIASYRTALKLEPDFPDAYCDLAHCLQIVCDWTDYDERMKKLVSIVADQLEKNRLPSVQPHHSMLYPLSHGFRKAIAESHGNLCLDEISVLHKPPYEHPKDLKLSDGRLRVGYVSSDFGNHPTSHLMQSIPGMHNPDKFEVFCYALSPDDGTNFRAKVMAEAHHFIDLSQIPCNGKAADRIHQDGIHILVNMNGYTRGARNELFALRPAPIQAMWLGYPGTSGVLFMDYIITDQETSPAEVAEQYSEKLAYMPHTFFIGDHANMFPHLKKKAVIDFKSNGHIYDNRVVLNGIDLKAFLDSLPDVQIVKMKCPDGGDNADSSNTALNMPVIPMNTIAEAVIEMINRGQIQITINGFSLSNGLATTQINIKAATGEEVPRTIIVTTRSQYGLPEDAIVYCNFNQLYKIDPSTLQMWANILKRVPNSVLWLLRFPAVGEPNIQQYAQNMGLLQKRIIFSPVAPKEEHVRRGQLADVCLDTPLCNGHTTGMDVLWSGTPVVTMPGETLASRVAASQLTCLGCLELIAQNRQEYEDIAVKLGTDLEYLKKIRGKVWKQRTSSPLFNTKQYTMDLERLYLQMWEHYAAGNKPDHMIKPVEVTESA